One region of Miscanthus floridulus cultivar M001 chromosome 19, ASM1932011v1, whole genome shotgun sequence genomic DNA includes:
- the LOC136529204 gene encoding GDSL esterase/lipase At1g74460-like, with the protein MAWERKPLAAALAVALLLGLCRGDVVQFIFGDSLSDVGNNNYLKKSLARAALPWYGIDFGHGMPNGRFCNGRTVADIVGDKMGLPRPPAFLDPSLDADTIFKNGVNYASGGGGILNETSSLFIQRFSLYKQIELFQGTQAFMRDKIGKAAADKFFGEGYYVVAMGANDFINNYLLPVYSDSWTYTGDTFVKYMVSTLEVQLKLLHTLGARRLTFFGLGPMGCIPLQRYLTSSGGCQESTNKLARSFNTQAAALLERLSASLPNATFRFGEAYDYFQDIIDRPYMYGFNNSRAPCCSLGRIRPTLTCTPLSTLCKDRSKYVFWDEYHPTDRANELIALETLRKLNITVVNNGTSS; encoded by the exons ATGGCTTGGGAGAGGAAGCCGCTGGCAGCTGCCCTGGCCGTGGCGCTGCTCCTGGGGCTGTGCCGCGGCGACGTGGTGCAGTTCATCTTCGGCGACTCACTGTCCGACGTGGGCAACAACAACTACCTGAAGAAGAGCCTCGCCCGCGCCGCGCTCCCGTGGTACGGCATCGACTTCGGCCACGGCATGCCCAACGGCAGGTTCTGCAACGGCCGCACCGTCGCCGACATCGTGGGGGACAAGATGGGCCTGCCGCGCCCGCCCGCGTTCCTGGACCCGTCGCTGGACGCCGACACCATCTTCAAGAACGGCGTCAACTAcgcctccggcggcggcggcatcctcAACGAGACGTCGTCCCTCTTT ATCCAGAGGTTCTCGCTGTACAAGCAGATCGAGCTGTTCCAGGGCACGCAGGCGTTCATGCGCGACAAGATCGGCAAGGCGGCGGCCGACAAGTTCTTCGGCGAGGGGTACTACGTGGTGGCCATGGGCGCCAACGACTTCATCAACAACTACCTCCTGCCCGTCTACTCCGACTCGTGGACCTACACCGGCGACACCTTCGTCAAGTACATGGTCAGCACCCTGGAGGTGCAGCTGAAGCTGCTGCACACGCTGGGCGCCCGGCGGCTGACCTTCTTCGGCCTGGGGCCGATGGGGTGCATCCCGCTGCAGCGGTACCTGACGTCCTCCGGCGGCTGCCAGGAGTCCACCAACAAGCTGGCGCGGAGCTTCAACACGCAGGCGGCCGCGCTGCTGGAGCGGCTGTCGGCGTCGCTGCCCAACGCGACGTTCCGGTTCGGCGAGGCGTACGACTACTTCCAGGACATCATCGACCGGCCCTACATGTACGGCTTCAACAACTCGCGGGCGCCGTGCTGCTCGCTGGGACGGATCCGCCCCACGCTCACCTGCACGCCGCTGTCCACGCTGTGCAAGGACCGCAGCAAGTACGTGTTCTGGGACGAGTACCACCCCACGGACAGGGCCAACGAGCTCATCGCACTCGAGACGCTCAGGAAGCTCAACATCACCGTCGTCAACAACGGCACATCCAGCTAG